From Halomarina ordinaria:
CGGCGCTGGAGGGCGCGGACCTCGACCACCGGGCGTTCCACGGCGACCTCCACCACGAACCGGGGAGCATCACGACCAACGACGGCGACCCCTACTCCGTCTACACCTACTTCTGGAAGAAGTGGCGCGACCGCGAGAAGGAAGGCCCCTACGACCCGCCGGCAGACGAGGCACTCGTCGACCACGCGGGCGACGACCTGCCGACGCTCGCTGACCTCGGCTTCGACGACCCGGACTGCGAGGTCGAACCGGCCGGCGCGGACGCGGCCCGCGAGCGCCTCGCAGCGTTCTGCGACGGCCCCATCTACGAGTACGCGGAGCGACGCGACTACCCCGCCGAGGGCTGTACGTCCCGCCTGTCCGCCCACCTCAGGTGGGGGACTATCGGGGTGAGGGAGGTGTACGCGGCGACCGAGGAGGCGCTGTCGGGGGCGGCCGACGACGAGGCCCGGGAGTCCGTCGAGGAGTTCCAGAGCCAACTCGCCTGGCGGGAGTTCTACACGCACGTCCTGTTCTTCAACCCGGGCGTCGTGACGGAGAACTACAGGGAGTACGAGAACGACATCGAGTGGCGCGACGACGACGACGCCCTCCGGGCGTGGAAGGACGGCGAGACCGGCTATCCCATCGTCGACGCCGGGATGCGCCAGTTGCGCGAGGAGGGGTACCTCCACAACCGCGTGCGGATGATCGTCGCCTCGTTCCTCACGAAGGACCTGCTGCTGGACTGGCGCGAGGGGTACGACTGGTTCCGCGAGCGACTGGTCGACCACCACACCGGCAACGACAACGGCGGCTGGCAGTGGGCCGCCTCGACGGGGACCGACGCTCAACCCTACTTCCGAATCTTCAACCCGATGACGCAGGGCGAGCGCTACGACCCCGACGCCGAGTACATCCGTCGATACATCCCGGAGCTCTCGGACGTCGACCCAGGGGACGTCCACGCGTGGCACGAACTCGAGACCGACGAGCGCGAGACACTCGCGCCGGCGTACCCCGCGCCCGTCGTCGACCACGGCGAGCGTCGGGAGGCGGCGCTCGCGATGTTCGAGCGGGCCCGCGGCGAGAGCGACGACTGACGCTCACGAAAGTGGTCGTTCACCGAATCGATCGACGTCTTCGACATATAGGCATTCCAACGTAAATCGAGTTCAGGGGATGGACCGCCTCCTCCTCAATCTTTTTCAGCTATCCGTCCGACTGTCGAGTGGAGGTATCAGATTATGTCCGAACAGTCAAACCCCGAACTGCCGCCGCTTCCGTACGACTACGACGCACTGGAGCCGAGCCTCTCCGAGCAGGTCCTGACGTGGCACCACGACACGCACCACCAGGGCTACGTAAACGGCCTCGACAGCGCGGAGCAGACGCTGTCGGAGAACCGCGAGAGCGGTGACTTCGGCTCCTCCGGGGGCGCGATGCGCTCGGTGACCCACAACGGCTGTGGACACTATCTCCACACCACGTTCTGGGAGAACATGTCCCCCGACGGCGGCGGCGAGCCGTCCGGCGACCTCGCCGACCGCATCGAGGAGGACTTCGGCTCCTACGAGGGCTGGAAGGGCGAGTTCGAAGCCGCCGCGTCCGCCGCGGGTGGCTGGGCGCTCCTCGTCTACGACCCCGTCGCCAAGCAGCTCCGCAACGTCGTCGTCGACAAGCACGACCAGGGCGCGCTCTGGGGCAGTCACCCCATCCTCGCGCTCGACGTCTGGGAGCACTCGTACTACTACGACTACGGTCCGTCGCGCGGCGACTTCGTCGACGCGTTCTTCGACGTCGTCGACTGGGACGACGTCGCCGACAAGTACGACACGGTCGTCTCCACGTACGAGTAATCCGGAAGCGACACACCTTCCTTCGTTTTTCGCGACCGCTCCACGGGCGTGAGCGACCGGTACCGGCGGCTGGGCGAGCGCAGAGCGGCCGCACCGCTCTCGACCGTCACGCACGGCGACGGGGATGGGACGATTTACGACGGCGGCGACGCTACCGACGCACATGCCCCGACCGCGCGAGGAGTTCGACCGGCTCAGACCGCTCCAGTTCCGCGACCCCGCCGAGGTACTCGAGGAGGACCAGCTGTACACCGTCTACGAGATAGCGCGCCTCCTGCAGGGCGTCGAGGTGGACCGGGAACTCGACGTCGAGACGGAGAACGTCCTGCTCGACTGGGCCATCCCGTGGATGATGGTCAACGCCGACGCGTTCGTCTTCGGCGACCCCGAGGCCGACGACGAACCCGGGTACTACGGGCTGGCGACCGAGTGAGGGCGGACAGGCGACGCGACCGACGACACGCCGCCGGGTGCGTCGCGCTCCCGCTTCGCCGGCGGCGACCGGACGTCAGGACACGGCGGGTCTGGTCGCGTCCTCTCCCATAAAGACTCGCCGCCCGCTCAGAACCGCGCCGCCTGTCCGGCGAGTTCGATGTCCTGCCGGGGGGTCGTCGTGACGCTCGGCCCGTGGCCGGTGTGCATCTCGGCGAGGTCGTCGTCGACCGTCTCGTGGAGGGTGTCGATGCTCTCGACGAGCGTCGCCCGGTCGCCCTCGGCGAGGTCGGTCCGGCCGAAGCTCCCGTTGGCGAAGACGAGGTCGCCGGCGAACAGTATCCCCGGGGCGCGGGCGTAGAGACAGAGGTGGTCGTCCTTGTGACCGGGGGTGTGGAGCGCGAGGTAGTCGTGGTCGCCCATCCGGACGGTGTCGCCGTCCGCGATGGGGTGGTCGACGCCCGGCTGGTCGACGTCGAACCCCCAGGCGTCGACGCCGAACGCCTCCTTCACCGCGTCGAGGTTGCCGACGTGGTCGGGGTGCGTGTGGGTGAGGACCACGGCGTCGAGGGCGTCGACGTGCTCGCGGACGGCACTCACCACGTCGAAGTCGTTGCCGGGGTCGACGAGGACGGTTCGCTCGCCCTCGACGAGGAAGGCGTTGCTCGTGAACACGCGCTGACCCTGCGCGAGGTTACGAATCATGCGCCCGGCTACGACCGGCCCTCGCTTGTGCGTGTCGTTCTCCCGGGTCAGACGTGCGGGCGGGGGACGAGTTCGTCCGCCTCGCGCGCGGCGAGCCACTCGCAGAGCTCGACCAGTTGCTCCGTGGCGGCCTCGAAGAGCCGCTCGCCCTTCTCGGGGGTGGCGTCGGTCTGGTCGCCGAACGCCCCGTTGGCGGCGTTCTCGACGGAGTCGTAGAAGGTGCGCGCGCCGTTGACCGTCGCGCCCGCGAAGTCGAAGTCCATCCAGCCACCGTCGCGGGCGTCGGCCAGTCGGTCGTCGTGGACGAGTTCGGGACGGAGGTGCATCACCATCGCCGTCTCCTTCGGCCCGGCGTGGGGGCCGTTGTGCTCGAAGCTGTCGTTCACGAGATCCGGGATGGACTCGTCCCACATCCACTCGATGGCGTAGGCGTCGCCCGACTCGTGGAGGCGGCGACCGACCTCCCGGAGGTGCTGGACGTTCCCGCCGTGGGCGTTGACGTAGACGATGCGGTCGATACCGTGGTAGGTGAGGTTGCGTGAGAAGGACTCGACGTAGTCGCGGAAGGCGGGCGCGTCGACCCACATCGTCCCGGGGAACTGGCGGTGGTGGGGGCTGACGCCGACGTTGATGGTGGGCGTACAGAGGTAGCCCGTCCGGTCCGCCGCCTCGCGGGCGAGGCCCTGTGCGATGACGTGGTCGGTCGACTCCGGCAGGTGCGGCCCGTGCTGTTCGGTCGACCCGAGCGGCACCAGTGCCAGCGATTCGTTCTCGAAGTACTCCTCGAGGTCCGTCCACGCCTCGTCGGCCAGGTACATCCTACGCGGGGGGAGACGCCCCGAGGACCAATACGTTGCCCTTCCGGCGCGTCAGTCGTCGGCCGGGAGGTCGTCGGGCGACCCGTCGGGGACGACGGGGAGGACGGCGACGCCGAAGACCAGGTGGACGACACCGACCAGTGTCCACCACAGCCCCATCGTCGAGTCCCCGGACCGATACTGGACGGTCCCGAGGAGGAGGAACGCGAGTCCGACGAGGACGAAGACGACGGTTCCGACCTTCGGACTGCCGAACCGGGCGACGAGCGACGCCTCGCGGCTCATCGGCCACCCGAACCCGTCTCGCGACCCGTCCGCGACGAGACGCCTTCCGACCCCATAGACGCGCACTCGATGGTCCTGTAGAACCCCTTCTCGGTTCGAATCACACCACACGACTGACACTCCCAGACGAGCTTTCGGAACCGCCCCTCGACCGCCCGGAGTGGGTGTCCCCACGACCGACCGAGCTGACCGAGGCGTTCCGGAACGCCGGACATGGTACGTCTGCCTCGCGCTACCTCGTTCAACCCACCGGCTACACAGAACACCCCGAGGGCTAGTATGAATAAATTCCTGTCGGACGTGTTACTTTTCGGTCGGTCGTCAAGGCGCGCCGGCGAGCACGAGGCGAGCGCGTTCGTCGCCCCGGTTGACCAGCTGTCTGCGCTGGTCCGGCGAGAGGCGAATCGCTTCGTTCCGTTCGAGCGTCACGGTGTCGTCGCCACAGTCGACGTCGACCCGGCCGTCGACGACGACGTACACCTCCTCGTGGTCGTCGCCGGCGTGGTCGTGTTCCTTCCCTTTCGCCCCGGGTTCGAGTTCCAGCACGGTAACGCCCACTGCCTCGGCGTCGAGGGCGTCCCGGAGGAACCACATGCCACCGTACTCCTCGTCGATGACCGACTCGACGTCCTCGGGACTCGCGGTCTGGTAGGTCATACACGGGCACGGAGGGGCGCGAGGCGTATCAGTTGTGGGGGAGAGGGGAAGCGAGGGACGGAACGGAAGGCATTATCACGCTGACCGGTATTCCACAGACAGACACCACGTCCCCATGAAACAGTACCTCGACCTCGTCGAACGGGTCCTCTCGTCGGGGAGCCACAAGCCGAACCGGACCGGCGTCGACACCGTCTCGTCGTTCAGCCAGCACTACCGCGTCGACCTCGCGGAGGGGTTCCCCCTGCTGACGACCAAACGCCTCGACGGCTTCCGCTGGGACTCGCTCGTCCACGAACTGCTCTGGTACCTCTCGGGCGAGGAGCACGTCAGGACGCTGCGCGAGCACACCGGTATCTGGGACGCCTGGGCCGACGACTCGGGGCGCCTCGACACCGCCTACGGCCGGTTCTGGCGGCGCTACCCGATACCCGAGCGTTCGAGTCGACTCGACGGCGAGTCCTGGCCCGACGACGCCCACCGGTGGGTCAACGACGACGAACGGACCTTCGACCAGCTCGGGTACGTCCTCGACACACTCCGCGAGGACCCGACCTCCCGACGGCTGGTCGTGAACGCCTGGCACCCCGCGAACGCCGCGGTCAGCACGCTCCCGCCCTGTCACTACACGTTCGTCTTCAACGTCCAGGGCGACCGGCTGAACCTCCACCTCACCCAGCGCTCCGGCGACGTGGCCCTCGGGGTCCCCTTCAACGTCGCGGCGTACGCCCTGCTGGCGGAGGCCGTCGCCCAGCGTACCGGGTTCGAGGCGGGCGAGTTCGCCCACACCGTCGTCGACGCGCACGTCTACTGTGGCGCCGGCGAGCGCGGCGCGTGGTACGCCGACAACCTCGACGCCCTGCAGTCCCGACTGGCGGCCGTCGAGGGGCGCGAGGGGTACCGCGACGTGCGCGCGTGGCTCGAATCGACCGCGCCGCCG
This genomic window contains:
- a CDS encoding cryptochrome/photolyase family protein — its product is MLLHWHRCDLRAADNVALAEAADDDVLPVFVFDEAVLAHASPPRVAFMLDALANLRGWYRERGGDLAVGHGDPADVLVDVAAEHGADGVRWNHDYSGLAQRRDDAVRTALEGADLDHRAFHGDLHHEPGSITTNDGDPYSVYTYFWKKWRDREKEGPYDPPADEALVDHAGDDLPTLADLGFDDPDCEVEPAGADAARERLAAFCDGPIYEYAERRDYPAEGCTSRLSAHLRWGTIGVREVYAATEEALSGAADDEARESVEEFQSQLAWREFYTHVLFFNPGVVTENYREYENDIEWRDDDDALRAWKDGETGYPIVDAGMRQLREEGYLHNRVRMIVASFLTKDLLLDWREGYDWFRERLVDHHTGNDNGGWQWAASTGTDAQPYFRIFNPMTQGERYDPDAEYIRRYIPELSDVDPGDVHAWHELETDERETLAPAYPAPVVDHGERREAALAMFERARGESDD
- the sod gene encoding superoxide dismutase; the protein is MSEQSNPELPPLPYDYDALEPSLSEQVLTWHHDTHHQGYVNGLDSAEQTLSENRESGDFGSSGGAMRSVTHNGCGHYLHTTFWENMSPDGGGEPSGDLADRIEEDFGSYEGWKGEFEAAASAAGGWALLVYDPVAKQLRNVVVDKHDQGALWGSHPILALDVWEHSYYYDYGPSRGDFVDAFFDVVDWDDVADKYDTVVSTYE
- a CDS encoding DUF5827 family protein; translation: MPRPREEFDRLRPLQFRDPAEVLEEDQLYTVYEIARLLQGVEVDRELDVETENVLLDWAIPWMMVNADAFVFGDPEADDEPGYYGLATE
- a CDS encoding MBL fold metallo-hydrolase translates to MIRNLAQGQRVFTSNAFLVEGERTVLVDPGNDFDVVSAVREHVDALDAVVLTHTHPDHVGNLDAVKEAFGVDAWGFDVDQPGVDHPIADGDTVRMGDHDYLALHTPGHKDDHLCLYARAPGILFAGDLVFANGSFGRTDLAEGDRATLVESIDTLHETVDDDLAEMHTGHGPSVTTTPRQDIELAGQAARF
- a CDS encoding creatininase family protein, with the translated sequence MYLADEAWTDLEEYFENESLALVPLGSTEQHGPHLPESTDHVIAQGLAREAADRTGYLCTPTINVGVSPHHRQFPGTMWVDAPAFRDYVESFSRNLTYHGIDRIVYVNAHGGNVQHLREVGRRLHESGDAYAIEWMWDESIPDLVNDSFEHNGPHAGPKETAMVMHLRPELVHDDRLADARDGGWMDFDFAGATVNGARTFYDSVENAANGAFGDQTDATPEKGERLFEAATEQLVELCEWLAAREADELVPRPHV
- a CDS encoding cupin domain-containing protein — protein: MTYQTASPEDVESVIDEEYGGMWFLRDALDAEAVGVTVLELEPGAKGKEHDHAGDDHEEVYVVVDGRVDVDCGDDTVTLERNEAIRLSPDQRRQLVNRGDERARLVLAGAP
- the thyA gene encoding thymidylate synthase; this translates as MKQYLDLVERVLSSGSHKPNRTGVDTVSSFSQHYRVDLAEGFPLLTTKRLDGFRWDSLVHELLWYLSGEEHVRTLREHTGIWDAWADDSGRLDTAYGRFWRRYPIPERSSRLDGESWPDDAHRWVNDDERTFDQLGYVLDTLREDPTSRRLVVNAWHPANAAVSTLPPCHYTFVFNVQGDRLNLHLTQRSGDVALGVPFNVAAYALLAEAVAQRTGFEAGEFAHTVVDAHVYCGAGERGAWYADNLDALQSRLAAVEGREGYRDVRAWLESTAPPEADGEERYDHVPGLLEQLSREPRERPEIAISDKPLDELAFDDIELRNYDSAEGIRFAVAE